Proteins encoded within one genomic window of Fusarium musae strain F31 chromosome 4, whole genome shotgun sequence:
- a CDS encoding hypothetical protein (EggNog:ENOG41), producing the protein MAKSARASTRKANNRRLVKNVFGPAEAARNERLSAKLLELAKQPKPESSDVNMNTQEEDANNDAKEDVQDNEATSMDVDSKKPSSGRIEKKRVDKRKQKASKIVFKSYGSRSKSKKKSS; encoded by the exons ATGGCAAAGAGCGCACGAGCAAGCACCAGAAAGGCCAACAACAGGCGCCTTGTCAAGAATGTTTTTGGTCCCGCTGAGGCTGCTCGAAATGAGCGTCTCTCTGCTAAGCTCCTTGAGTTGGCCAAGCAGCCCAAGCCTGAATCTTCAGATGTGAACATGAACA cacaagaagaagacgccaACAATGATGCCAAGGAGGATGTTCAAGACAATGAAGCCACAT CAATGGATGTGGACTCAAAGAAGCCTTCCAGTGGTCgcattgagaagaagcgagtCGACAAGCGCAAGCAAAAGGCTTCCAAGATTGTCTTCAAGTCTTACGGTAGTCGctccaagagcaagaagaagagctccTAA
- a CDS encoding hypothetical protein (BUSCO:EOG09263RY2): MSFEPVMPPFNSSDPSANFLSSSCLDFLLIELVPMAYRVTHERDSIASESNGAPADTASTSHAVSSSAAGIMAGTATRKDEEEDMDAVHYRLEMLGYRVGQGLVERFSRDRPRFNDTLDVIKFLCKDLWTLVFGKNIDNLKTNHRGVYVLTDNLFRPFSRMSTEAGGQAIVRAQPFLWFPCGIVRGALAALGINTSVQAEINELPGAVFQIKTIPNKP, from the exons atgtcttTCGAACCCGTCATGCCTCCCTTTAACTCGAGCGATCCATCTGCCAACTTCCTCAGCTCCTCCTGTCTCGACTTTCTCCTTATTGAGCTCGTTCCCATGGCCTACCGTGTAACTCATGAGCGAGATTCTATCGCATCAGAATCAAATGGCGCACCCGCAGATACCGCCTCAACTAGCCATGCAGTCAGCTCCAGCGCAGCTGGAATAATGGCTGGCACCGCGACAAGgaaggacgaggaagaggatatgGACGCAGTGCACTATCGCCTTGAGATGTTGGGGTACAGAGTAGGACAGGGTCTTGTAGAGAG ATTCTCAAGAGACCGACCACGATTCAACGACACACTCGACGTTATCAAATTCCTTTGCAAAGATCTTTGGACGCTGGTGTTTGGCAAGAATATTGACAATCTGAAGACAAATCACAGA GGAGTTTACGTATTGACCGATAACCTATTTCGACCCTTCTCGCGCATGAGCACAGAAGCTGGTGGCCAAGCAATCGTTCGCGCACAACCG TTCTTATGGTTCCCATGCGGTATCGTACGAGGTGCATTGGCTGCCCTTGGAATCAACACCAGTGTCCAAGCTGAAATCAACGAGTTGCCGGGTGCCGTGTTTCAGATTAAAACCATACCAAACAAGCCCTGA
- a CDS encoding hypothetical protein (EggNog:ENOG41~BUSCO:EOG09260LRX): MPARTTARSSRTSATRSSAASRTSPVAEPVDTPDNALRTKVCAVFRDAQRTTATHRKLVVNLRKIQESCAYEPTNPDQSQADDFDEDAFNHEFIRCVSKIMPIKKSESVGEKSIKFTGLFLQHASAKDNELLGEIDQDASVMPETPSTRLTSQLLEAILPLLTAKDKVVRFRSTQLISHIINSLDAIDDDLFQKLRHGLLKRIRDKEAVVRSQAVLGLGRLAGNQTEGCTNSDDSDDDDTGLLEKLLEVLQNDPNADVRRSLLVNLPILPETLSVLLERARDQDAATRRAVYSRLLPALGDFRHLSVKMREKLLRWGIRDRDENVRKAASRLFRERWIEDCAGAPPQEDGVPAEPAPPNFDGLLELLERIDVINTGVENGVALEAMKGFWEGRPDYRETVEFNDHFWETLSAESVFMARSFNDFCRLEGDGKYLNLLEEKLPEVTKLAFFLERYLHVLTAAVKRVAEADDEEEEEDTVEQEFIVEQLLQIALTLDYSDEVGRRKMFTLLRQAISIPDLPDEVTKLAVETLQSICSPDAAGEREFISIVLESVADVHDTIVDDPPADDAEDSFHSARSEVSGQSTPTKGSKRGGSPELTEEEAREKAVREIVVNMKCLHIVQCMLTHVASNLQDNTDLVAMLNNLVVPAVRSHEAPVRERGLVCLGLCALQDRSLAEENLSLFMHFFTKGHTALQITALHILTDILNVHGAQLLSSTPGLLKIYVKAVKGGGKSPEVQAAATVAASKLLLGRVVSEEEACQDLLKSLVVAYFDPSSASNQTVRQALNYFLPVFCFSREENQNLMRSIALDAIHALFNVRESLEDDDVDVEEDMVSMTTIGACLVDWTDPRKCYRSTNLLESDKKAVNGDVHLDFAMDILEKLQGNITKEEKKLIGTLLGKLHISPGSSEEKLREAYNEVSIAVEEGLLSDATSRSALFKLHVSLGKIVNALDEQQPAHRRTSRSTSVITDHPSPEEEKTVMEEPSIKEEDEESDGTVVPKEEKDERESLVDDLLSDGEDVDMTDV, encoded by the exons ATGCCTGCAAGAACTACCGCCCGTTCTTCGAGGACGTCAGCTACGCGAAGCTCTGCTGCGTCCCGTACCTCCCCAGTCGCTGAACCAGTTGATACCCCCGATAACGCTCTCCGAACCAAAGTATGTGCTGTCTTTCGTGATGCACAGAGAACTACGGCAACACACCGAAAGCTTGTTGTAAATCTACGAAAGATCCAGGAGTCTTGCGCTTACGAGCCAACAAATCCCGACCAATCTCAGGCAGATGATTTCGACGAGGATGCTTTTAATCACGAATTTATACGTTGCGTTAGCAAAATCATGCCAATCAAGAAGTCGGAGAGTGTGGGAGAAAAGTCCATTAAATTCACCGGCCTCTTTCTGCAGCACGCAAGTGCAAAAGACAATGAACTTCTAGGAGAGATCGACCAAGATGCAAGTGTCATGCCAGAGACTCCGAGCACTCGCCTGACCTCACAACTTCTGGAAGccattcttcctcttctgacCGCCAAGGATAAGGTGGTGCGCTTCAGGTCGACACAGCTCATTTCTCACATTATCAACTCGCTCGACGCGATAGACGACGATCTCTTCCAGAAATTGCGTCATGGGCTACTTAAGAGGATCCGAGACAAGGAGGCCGTGGTCCGCTCTCAAGCGGTGCTGGGTCTTGGCCGTCTTGCAGGCAATCAGACAGAGGGTTGCACTAACTCGGATGAtagcgacgatgacgataccGGACTGCTCGAGAAGCTGTTGGAGGTTCTACAGAACGACCCCAATGCTGATGTGCGAAGATCGCTCCTCGTCAACCTTCCCATCTTACCCGAGACTTTGTCAGTCCTTCTTGAGCGCGCGCGCGATCAAGATGCAGCAACTCGAAGGGCTGTTTATTCCAGGCTCCTCCCTGCCCTAGGTGATTTCCGCCACTTGTCTGTTAAAATGCGAGAGAAGCTCCTTCGCTGGGGTATCCGTGACAGAGACGAGAACGTCCGAAAAGCTGCAAGCAGACTGTTCCGTGAGCGATGGATTGAGGATTGCGCGGGTGCACCCCCCCAAGAGGATGGTGTACCTGCAGAACCAGCACCCCCTAACTTTGACGGCCTCCTTGAACTGCTAGAGCGAATTGACGTGATCAACACTGGCGTTGAGAACGGCGTTGCACTAGAGGCCATGAAAGGCTTCTGGGAGGGGCGCCCGGACTACCGTGAGACAGTAGAGTTCAATGACCACTTTTGGGAGACCCTATCCGCCGAGTCTGTCTTCATGGCCAGGAGTTTTAATGATTTCTGCCGTCTTGAAGGCGATGGCAAGTACCTGAACCTCTTGGAAGAAAAGCTCCCTGAGGTCACCAAGCTCGCTTTCTTCTTGGAACGATACCTGCACGTCCTGACTGCTGCCGTTAAGAGGGTAGCAGAAgcagacgacgaagaagaagaagaagacacgGTAGAGCAAGAGTTTATTGTTGAACAATTACTCCAAATTGCACTGACCCTCGATTACTCTGACGAGGTTGGACGACGTAAGATGTTCACCCTGCTTCGACAGGCTATTTCGATTCCCGATTTACCAGACGAGGTGACAAAGCTCGCTGTTGAGACGCTTCAGAGTATCTGTTCGCCAGATGCTGCCGGAGAGCGAGAATTCATAAGCATTGTCCTAGAGTCAGTGGCAGATGTTCATGACACCATTGTCGACGACCCTCCtgcagatgatgcagaagaCAGTTTCCATTCAGCCAGATCAGAGGTTAGCGGTCAGAGCACGCCAACTAAGGGAAGCAAGCGAGGTGGTAGCCCTGAACTgactgaggaagaagcgCGCGAGAAGGCAGTGAGAGAGATCGTTGTCAACATGAAGTGCTTGCATATCGTTCAGTGCATGCTCACTCATGTGGCAAGCAACCTCCAGGACAATACCGATCTTGTGGCGATGCTGAATAACCTCGTTGTCCCAGCAGTCCGAAGTCACGAGGCGCCCGTACGTGAGCGAGGCCTGGTTTGCCTTGGCCTTTGTGCCTTGCAAGATCGCTCACTTGCCGAGGAGAATCTTAGCTTGTTCATGCATTTTTTCACTAAGGGTCACACAGCACTTCAGATCACTGCTCTGCACATTCTCACCGACATCCTCAATGTTCATGGCGCCCAGCTCTTATCGTCAACACCTGGCCTACTGAAGATTTACGTCAAAGCTGTCAAGGGTGGTGGCAAGTCACCTGAGGTCCAGGCAGCTGCTACTGTTGCCGCCTCAAAGCTGCTGCTTGGTCGTGTCGTCAGTGAGGAGGAAGCCTGCCAGGATCTGCTCAAGTCACTCGTCGTCGCGTACTTTGACCCCTCGTCTGCATCCAACCAGACTGTTCGACAGGCACTCAACTACTTCCTCCCTGTCTTCTGCTTTTCCCGAGAAGAGAACCAAAACCTCATGCGGTCCATCGCCCTTGACGCAATCCATGCTCTATTCAATGTTCGCGAAAGCctggaggatgatgatgtggatgttgaggaggataTGGTCAGCATGACTACCATCGGAGCGTGCCTCGTCGACTGGACCGATCCCCGAAAATGCTACAGATCTACAAACCTGCTGGAATCTGACAAGAAGGCGGTCAATGGTGACGTGCATCTTGACTTTGCCATGGATATCCTAGAGAAATTACAAGGCAACATCACTA aagaagaaaagaaactcaTCGGCACCCTTCTTGGAAAGCTCCACATTTCCCCTGGATCAAGCGAGGAGAAGCTGCGTGAGGCTTACAATGAGGTCAGCATCGCAGTGGAAGAGGGCTTACTGTCTGATGCCACTAGCCGCAGCGCACTCTTCAAGCTTCATGTCAGTTTGGGCAAGATCGTGAATGCCCTCGATGAACAACAACCAGCCCACCGACGTACCAGCAGGAGTACTTCTGTGATTACGGATCATCCATCCcccgaggaagagaagacggTCATGGAGGAGCCAAGCAttaaggaggaggatgaagaaagtGATGGCACTGTGGTTCCTAAGGAGGAAAAGGACGAACGAGAATCTCTTGTGGACGACCTTTTGTcagatggcgaggatgtAGACATGACAGACGTGTAA
- a CDS encoding hypothetical protein (EggNog:ENOG41), with product MPRIKSMTTGSIPSFVDLILNFDEADTSSTLASQDTWLAQIKAKGMGKLLMYGDDTWLKLFPNTFDREDGTSSFFVADFTEVDNNVTRNIAPELENNDWGLMVLHYLGLDHIGHKAGPKSSNMFPKQREMDGIVKTLFEAMESKPHLDSTLLVLCGDHGMNDAGNHGASSPGETSPALVFMSPKLKKVSRKLSAPAQPKGEFDYYSMVEQSDLAPTIAALLGFPVSKNNLGAFIPDFLAFWHKTSDQIQILVRNARQILNIVTAAFGSELFDAQTSVDPCALEQTEINELACQWRRINQEAHVLAAGSELDQKWLDDMSQWLRRAQNLMSSMASNYDMPKLYIGQAIAAVAAIASTAVLVSLGTHRDGQVLPFSLMTLSYGVMMYASSYVEEEQHFWYWSSSIWLVIQGVLHIRRRNSLAGIAWVFVALVALRLTRGWNQTGQKFAGSPDIVKSFVVTHPQLLWAIITFGYILMSFRLLARLKSLPSLASTSATSVLLMSAYSFKLDFTSEDAPELVVGFARSFNDMFVGQSLLWRARTAFILLGVLFGYGIYRSFTGGRNGQLQSAYLFHHLYTIFGMTQSRATNIPLFLLSDILFHALQATDLSVTGITITAILLQYTTFFAFGGSNAISSVDLSSAYNGISGFNFFAVGFLTLVSNWAGPIFWTSAVNLLLLRKHHDGQRNAFWQYITLQTVFVSATVALVMAACTSLRTHLFIWTVFSPKYLYCMAWSLGQHLLINIGFGGLLFWLGSRN from the exons ATGCCCAGAATCAAGTCCATGACAACCGGTTCAATTCCTTCGTTTGTTGATCTTATTTTGAACTTTGACGAGGCAGATACTTCGTCCACACTCGCTTCTCAGGATACTTGGTTAGCTCAGATTAAAGCCAAGGGCATGGGCAAGCTTCTCATGTACGGAGATGACACTTGGCTGAAGCTGTTTCCCAACACTTTCGATCGCGAAGATGGAACTTCCAGCTTCTTTGTGGCG GACTTCACAGAGGTTGACAACAATGTCACCAGAAACATTGCCCCTGAACTTGAGAACAATGATTGGGGTCTTATGGTGCTTCATTACCTTGGTCTAGATCATATCGGGCACAAAGCTGGACCAAAGAG CTCGAATATGTTTCCCAAGCAGCGCGAAATGGACGGTATTGTCAAGACCCTTTTCGAAGCTATGGAGTCCAAGCCTCATTTAGACTCCACACTCCTCGTGCTTTGCGGTGATCATGGCATGAATGATGCTGGCAACCATGGTGCTTCTTCACCCGGCGAAACCTCACCCGCCTTAGTTTTCATGTCTCCAAAACTGAAAAAGGTATCCCGTAAGCTCTCTGCCCCAGCTCAGCCCAAGGGTGAGTTTGATTACTATTCCATGGTCGAGCAATCTGACTTGGCGCCTACTATTGCCGCCCTTCTGGGTTTCCCGGTATCCAAGAACAATCTGGGAGCCTTCATCCCTGATTTCCTCGCCTTCTGGCACAAGACCAGTGATCAGATTCAAATTCTAGTTCGAAATGCTAGACAAATCCTCAACATTGTCACAGCCGCTTTTGGAAGTGAGCTCTTTGACGCACAGACTAGTGTTGACCCCTGTGCTCTTGAGCAGACCGAGATCAACGAACTGGCATGTCAATGGCGAAGGATCAACCAGGAGGCACATGTACTCGCAGCTGGTAGCGAGCTGGACCAAAAGTGGCTTGATGACATGTCACAGTGGCTCCGTCGAGCCCAAAATCTCATGAGCAGCATGGCTTCAAACTACGACATGCCCAAGCTTTACATCGGCCAAGCGATCGCTGCTGTTGCCGCTATTGCTAGCACAGCTGTTCTTGTCAGTCTTGGGACTCATCGAGATGGACAAGTTCTTCCATTCAGCCTCATGACTTTATCCTACGGCGTCATGATGTATGCGAGTAGCTACGTCGAGGAGGAACAGCACTTTTGGTACTGGTCATCTAGCATTTGGCTTGTAATACAAGGAGTGCTCCATATCCGAAG GAGAAACAGCCTTGCCGGCATCGCTTGGGTATTCGTTGCACTTGTGGCTTTGAGACTCACCAGGGGCTGGAATCAAACTGGCCAGAAGTTTGCAGGAAGTCCTGACATTGTGAAGAGCTTCGTCGTCACGCACCCTCAACTTCTCTGGGCTATTATCACTTTTGGATACATTCTCATGTCATTCCGCTTGCTTGCCCGTCTGAAGAGTCTCCCTTCTCTGGCTAGCACAAGTGCTACCTCAGTTCTGCTCATGTCTGCGTATAGCTTCAAGCTTGACTTTACGAGCGAGGATGCCCCGGAGCTCGTTGTTGGCTTTGCTAGAAGCTTTAACGACATGTTCGTGGGACAGTCATTGCTTTGGAGGGCCAGGACTGCATTTATTCTTCTTGGCGTCTTGTTTGGATATGGCATCTATCGGTCGTTCACCGGCGGTCGAAATGGCCAGTTGCAGTCAG CATATCTTTTCCATCATCTCTATACCATCTTTGGCATGACCCAGTCTCGTGCTACGAACATTCCCCTCTTTCTATTATCAGATATCCTCTTCCACGCACTCCAAGCCACCGACCTCTCCGTGACCGGAATTACCATCACAGCTATTCTTCTTCAATACACAACATTCTTCGCCTTTGGTGGCTCAAACGCCATCTCCTCCGTCGATCTTTCCAGCGCATACAACGGTATCAGTGGCTTCAATTTCTTTGCCGTTGGTTTTCTCACTTTGGTCAGCAACTGGGCTGGGCCAATCTTCTGGACATCTGCCGTCAACCTTCTCCTACTGCGCAAGCACCACGACGGTCAGCGCAATGCTTTCTGGCAATACATTACTTTGCAGACTGTCTTTGTCTCTGCGACAGTTGCATTAGTCATGGCGGCTTGCACTTCACTGAGAACCCATCTGTTTATTTGGACAGTATTCTCTCCCAAGTATCTCTACTGTATGGCCTGGAGTCTCGGTCAACACTTGTTGATCAACATTGGCTTTGGTGGTCTCCTATTTTGGTTGGGGTCGCGCAACTAG